The DNA sequence CTAATATTCGATTTAATCTTTAATTTAAGACCGAATTAAATTCAGAAAGTTGTGGGGAAGAGGGGTATGGATCGAATTGACTTCGAAATAGTGCGGCTATTGCGAAAGAATGCACGGATGTCCAACAAAGAGATTGCAGAACAGGTAGGTCTGGCGCCGTCTACCTGCTTGTCGCGAATGCGCTTTTTACGGGCCAGTGGGATAGTGAAGGGGTATCGCGCCGAAGTGGATGCGCCGACGATTGGCATAGAGGTTCAGGCAATGGTGGCCGTTAAACTGGCCCGTCATTCCCGCAACGAGGTTGAGGCATTCCGCCAGCATTTGCTGGGGTTGCAGGAGGTGCTAAGGGTTTATCACACCAGTGGCGCCAGTGACTTTCAGGTGCAGGTTTGTGTTCGCAATACAGGACACCTGAGGGATTTTGTCCTATCTGCTTTTACCGAACGATCTGAGGTGGCTCATATTGAAACCTCTTTGATCTATCAGCAGTGGGATAGCTGGGAGTTGCCGGAGTATTGTGTGGAGGGGTGAGCGGATTTGGTGAAAAAGGGTCTTTATTTGTTAAAATTTCGGTTCCAAGTTCCGTGGATTATCTTCCTAATATCCTTTGATTCTAAAGCTCCTCCTGTTTCTGTATTTCTGGCTCTATAGATCCGACAAGAGTCATCTCCTTTCCTGTGCGTAACTTCTGTCTTTATAGACTAAGTTTGTAGGGTACCCCTTATTGGCATGCGTTAACTGTGGGTCTATTCCCTCAACCATAGGTGATTTGGCTCAAGTGACATCATCGATAGAGAGCAACGTGTATTACCTTAATGGTCGACCACGAGAAACTCGAGAAGAAGTGCTCGAACGGCTGTTCAATGAGCATGGATCGGCGCTGCGCGGGTTTTTGCGGGCGCGGATCGGCTCATATGTTGATTTAGACGACATTATTCAGGAGCTGTTTCTGAAGCTGGCTGGTATGGAGGATCTTGATCAGCGTGTTGGTCCCCAAAGTGGCAGTAATCGCGCATTTCTTTTAACCACAGCCAACAACCTGATGGTCGATATGGAAAGGCGCAATGCAACCCAGTATCGATACACGTCTGAGTACGGGATAGAGCAGAGAGATATTCACAGTAGTGATGCTCCTGAAACTATTGCCCAGGCAGTAGAGGAATTGGATATCGTGAGGCGAGCCATTCTCGATATGCGCCCCAAATGGCGCAGAGCATTTGTGTTGCACCGGTTTGAGCATAAAAGTTATCGCCAAATAGCTGAGGAAATGGGGGTTT is a window from the Porticoccaceae bacterium LTM1 genome containing:
- a CDS encoding Lrp/AsnC family transcriptional regulator, with product MDRIDFEIVRLLRKNARMSNKEIAEQVGLAPSTCLSRMRFLRASGIVKGYRAEVDAPTIGIEVQAMVAVKLARHSRNEVEAFRQHLLGLQEVLRVYHTSGASDFQVQVCVRNTGHLRDFVLSAFTERSEVAHIETSLIYQQWDSWELPEYCVEG
- a CDS encoding RNA polymerase sigma factor, whose protein sequence is MYYLNGRPRETREEVLERLFNEHGSALRGFLRARIGSYVDLDDIIQELFLKLAGMEDLDQRVGPQSGSNRAFLLTTANNLMVDMERRNATQYRYTSEYGIEQRDIHSSDAPETIAQAVEELDIVRRAILDMRPKWRRAFVLHRFEHKSYRQIAEEMGVSVKQIEKLISSALTRIRAAVQEQESKD